One genomic segment of Mytilus galloprovincialis chromosome 5, xbMytGall1.hap1.1, whole genome shotgun sequence includes these proteins:
- the LOC143074771 gene encoding uncharacterized protein LOC143074771: protein MNFINIFKAVVLFIFYSFISVKSAPTCTDPSNLQTRFNSLNGGVDYRSLFFTEGWTQNTLEADFGQLVYFGIDKAQSSCPSTFLKGSNLPLMVRTSCPWYLEKTPYSAETFPHELYRASTKCTKCIDASGDQKCSPIQQKIQVLKRAGCTNGYYKYEVTDTYIPVAFVCEQPREVVNDVQITTARPPADGPEEM from the exons atgAATTTTATCAAT atCTTTAAAGCTGTCGTACTATTCATCTTCTACAGTTTCATATCTGTCAAAAGTGCCCCCACATGTACAGATCCATCAAATTTACAGACCAGATTCAATAGTTTAAATGGAGGTGTAGATTACAGATCATTATTTTTCACGGAAGGTTGGACACAGAACACATTAGAAGCTGACTTCGgtcaacttgtatattttggtatAGATAAAGCTCAAAGCAGCTGTCCttcaacatttttaaaaggaTCTAATCTTCCTTTAATGGTACGTACATCATGCCCATGGTATTTAGAGAAGACTCCATACAGCGCTGAAACATTCCCTCATGAACTCTACAGAGCCAGCACTAAATGTACCAAGTGTATAGATGCTTCCGGGGATCAAAAATGTTCACCAATTCAACAGAAAATTCAAGTATTAAAAAGAGCAGGATGTACAAATGGATATTATAAATATGAAGTAACAGACACGTATATTCCAGTAGCCTTTGTATGTGAACAGCCAAGAGAAGTAGTAAATGATGTACAAATAACCACTGCCCGCCCACCAGCTGACGGACCAGAGGAAATGTAA